In Candidatus Methylomirabilota bacterium, one genomic interval encodes:
- a CDS encoding metal ABC transporter substrate-binding protein, translating to MQRALLGAALVFWAAAATWWTATPAWGGGALAVVATSTDLKALLEEVGGDRVRVEALASPGQDPHTVEVTPGRLAALQGAALVVRVGLDHEPWLAPALRTLRNRRVPPADLDCSKGIALLQTETARVRPERGEHVHGFGNTHYWLDPENARPITAAMVAALGRLAPEDRAGFEARRAEFLKRLDAGLARWRAALAPHRGAKIVVVHESWPYFAKRFGLQIVAAVEPTPGVPASPAHLASLIGQMKQAQVRVLIAEPYASASLVEQVAARSGARIARLAPSVGADPEARDYIGLFDLDVKRLLEALTAR from the coding sequence GTGCAGCGGGCGCTCCTCGGCGCCGCGCTCGTTTTCTGGGCCGCCGCGGCCACGTGGTGGACCGCCACTCCCGCGTGGGGCGGCGGCGCGCTTGCCGTCGTGGCCACCTCCACGGACCTCAAGGCGCTCCTCGAGGAAGTGGGCGGCGACCGTGTACGGGTGGAGGCGCTGGCTTCGCCCGGCCAGGACCCTCATACCGTCGAGGTGACGCCGGGACGGCTGGCCGCTCTTCAAGGTGCGGCGCTCGTCGTGCGGGTCGGCCTCGACCACGAGCCGTGGCTTGCCCCCGCCCTGCGAACTCTTCGCAACCGCCGCGTGCCGCCCGCGGACCTCGACTGCTCCAAGGGCATCGCGCTCCTCCAGACCGAGACCGCGCGCGTCCGCCCCGAGCGGGGCGAGCACGTCCACGGATTCGGCAACACGCACTACTGGCTGGATCCGGAGAATGCGCGGCCCATCACTGCGGCCATGGTCGCGGCGCTCGGGCGACTGGCCCCGGAGGACCGGGCCGGCTTCGAGGCCCGTCGCGCCGAGTTCCTCAAGCGTCTCGACGCCGGCCTCGCGCGCTGGCGCGCCGCCCTCGCTCCCCACCGCGGCGCCAAGATCGTGGTCGTCCACGAGAGCTGGCCGTACTTCGCCAAGCGCTTTGGTCTTCAGATCGTGGCGGCCGTCGAGCCGACCCCCGGCGTGCCGGCCTCGCCCGCGCATCTGGCCTCCCTCATCGGCCAGATGAAGCAGGCGCAGGTGCGCGTGCTCATCGCCGAACCCTATGCCAGCGCCTCGCTCGTCGAGCAGGTGGCCGCGCGGAGCGGGGCGCGGATCGCCCGCCTGGCGCCGTCGGTGGGCGCAGATCCGGAGGCGCGCGACT